The stretch of DNA GCGTTCCCTTTGCCGGCTCCGAACATGTCCGGCCCCATCAACCCGGCCATCGCCGCCGTGCCCAATCCCAGCGCCGAGCGCCCGAACATTTGCCGACGCGTCATCATCAGTTGCGATTCGCGTTCGAATTTCTTAATCGAATTTTCAATCGTACTCATACCTCGTACTCCTACTCGTAATCGATTTCCCTCTTCACTTGTCAAACTTATCAACCAATTTCGTCAACATCGAAACAATGCGAACCAGCAGAATCTTTCCCTCTGCCACACGCTCCCCCGTCAAGGCCCGCTTGGAGACCATTACATCAAGGCACCCCGCGCACTCGGTTGCCGAGCCCCGGGCGTCATCAAAAAACCGGGCGCGTTGCTTCGTCGCGCGACGGCCGTTGCCCTCGGCGATGTTAAGCACGATGGAGGTGCTGGCGCGGTCAACTTGGTCGATGACCTCGCGGACACGCACATCTTTGCTTTCCTTCAATTCCGGAAATACATCCGTCAACCATGCGACGAATTTCAGGGCCAACTGGTAGACCTCCAGTTTTTCGTGTGAGAATTGTGGGTTTGAGGTCATTCGATTACGAGTAGGAGTAGGAAGTACGAGTACGATTAATACACCCACATCGCCACGTCACTGGCCAGCACCGTGATG from Limisphaerales bacterium encodes:
- a CDS encoding four helix bundle protein, which translates into the protein MTSNPQFSHEKLEVYQLALKFVAWLTDVFPELKESKDVRVREVIDQVDRASTSIVLNIAEGNGRRATKQRARFFDDARGSATECAGCLDVMVSKRALTGERVAEGKILLVRIVSMLTKLVDKFDK